AAATACCACAAACTAATTTAACATATTCCTAACATAACAGTGCGGATTGTATCTGGAGCACCAGCTTCATTATTAATGCTGAAATGATGAGCTGATTAATCAATACActatataaaatgttaaaagtaaTTTAGAAAAAATGCTAAACATTTTCTGGTTCTACCTTCTGTGAGGATTTCCAGGATCATTGTATATTGTAGGCTATATGGAATATCTCGTACATATGGAATGCATCCaagaatatttttatatttttgtttccaATTCAAAATCTCTACTTCACTGCATGTAACGAATTAGAATTattttaatgtaaatgtaacatGAGACCTGGGTTGCATTGAGTCGATGACTGAATTAAACGTACAACggaaacatttcatttttttatgaccTTGACTATTCAGTGACATCATGGCTGATAACCAGTCCCCTTAGTAAGTTCAGTCGATTTGGAGCGTCTCTATGCAACCAACCATAACCACACACCACCAGAAAATCCCCAGGGACATGTTTCAGCCAGACTTACGCAAAACTCTACTCAGCAACTTAATAAGTCCTTTATTTGCAATGTTCCGTGACCTCATCTGTCTAGTTTCCGATGCAAAAGAAGCAATAATTTCTTAAataaagaaagcaaaaaaaaaaaaatatttacaaaattCCAATACAACTAATAATCAATGGATTATCTAAAGCACCTCTCTGCATCTGGACAACTGCTGTTTCTGTTGGATACACTGCAATTACATCAGCAATTTCTCgtttctgaaaaataaactgaaaaacattgtttttttttttaattattatatatttacagAATGCTCCTGAAATAAGTTTCCACTTACAGTAGAAAAGGCTTTCAGATCATTTCTGTGTTGTTTTAACTGTATATATTTCCATCAAGTCAATTTTCTGTAGATTTCAAGTTTTAACGGTGATTGGGTCATTAAGTGTCCTCTACGACAGCTCAGGTTTAGGTATAGAAGAGGTAAAGATGAAGAGTCAGTGTGGTTTACTACTGGGGATGGGAGAGGATGGCTTAAAGGAAGCATTAAGACCACCCCCTAGTAGTCAAAGGTCAACACCAGTCCATGTTTCTGTCCTCTAAGTTCATCATGGGAAACAGGAAGAGAAAATACACAACCTTTGCATTAAAAACTCCATTCATCAAATTAAGATTAGTTCATGTACATTTGTCTATCGAAGTTTCGTCCACTGTATCATTAATAGAAACACACTTCAGTCATGCTGCACACGCCAGTAAGGGACAAAAGACATAAAAGCCGAGTTTGGATTGAACACACATTATGGCATGACGATACCCACGTTTTAGGGAACCCACTACACCACACGCCCTGCGGTTCATCTTGCAGATCAGATAGGATTTTAGGCATTAGAATTTTCTAGAACCATAAAAAAAGCAGCCTGTTGGTTTGCATTATTGTGAGAAAAAGAGTTTCGTAGTCGTGGGATACTTCACACCTCGTTAACAAGCAATCCTGCTGAATCAGTTTTCAAGTTTATTTGATGAGGACACTTGCTGTGACAAGCAGGTGGGGGAAATAATGAGGAAGCAAGAGAGGAAGGGTAGAGAGAAATGATTGTTTTCTGAGTCCATCcctcaaagaaaagaaaaaaaaaaaaaaataataaagattTATCCTCATTGAGGATTGATTTGAGTCTGCCTCTCTGGCAATATTGTCCATGACTCTCTGCAAAGCCCCCACCCTGCCAGAGGTGGGCGGCAGCTTTCAGTTCAGTCTTTTATTCCTTGTCAGACTCCTCCTCGGCCTCGCGGAGCCAGGTGAAGAAAGCGGTGACTGATTTCAAGGCCACACCTTTGCCTGTTTGCTCCGCAGGGTCTTTGCTGGTTTCCCATTTGTAGAAGGCATCCTCTTTAATAACGTCCTCGTCGTACAAGGCGTCGAAGAACATGCGCAGCAGGTCTGAAGAGACAGGATACAGAGGTCAATAAagtcaattttctttttttttttttaaaaaaaacacttattttcCTCTCTCTGATGTCACTTTCCCACCTACTAATCTAAACTTAACATAGGAATGAGCACAAACACTAGTAGTTTACTCTATAGTGAGGAGTAAAGTGAGATTTCACATATGAATCATCATTTTGTGTCATCAGGCTCGGCGTTACATCTGTCTCAAGCTATGGTCTCAATAATGGCCCTATTTGCATATTGAATTAACATTAATAACAGGCATAACCCAAACGGTATATGCTCCACCAACTTCAGAATTTGTTACAGGGCAACGGTATGAAaaggtatttgtttttttgtccacCCCTGTACATTTAGCCCCAGCACCTTACTGCTGGCCCTCTACAAGTAGAATACTACTCACTCGCTGGTTGCTCCATGTGCACCATCAGAGCCTGGAGGGCGTagagggcctgcagctccttcTGCTCATCAGACAGGTATCTCTGCAGCAGACTGGCCCTCTGACCGATCTGCAGTGCGTCCACCCTGTACGGGTTGTCACCTGAGAAGAAGAAACAAACTCATTCATTGAGATAAAACTTCTTGTAGgccatgaaaatgtttactctAAAAAGGGTTGCAAAATTAATCACATATTGCAATTTGCGTTTCTACAATTCATCATCACAGAACATCGATATCTCAGTAATACTGAAACATTTTCAACACGGAGAATTAATGCCGCCGCTGTGAGGTGAAAAGACGAACAGACAAAGAGAAAGGAtaattttagcccaaaacagaGAGCCCTTACAGCTATATACTTACATATGATTGCAGACTGACACACTGATGTCATCAATGCTCGTACGAACTGGTTGGAAGCAGTTTGCTGCTCGTCCAAGTTAGCctggggaaagaaaaaaaaccccacaaaaaaactgttcaacAGAGGAAACAAATGACTCATACAACTTTAAAACCTGCATGGGATACTCAAGTCTGAAGTAAAACATGAGCTACATCAGAAGTACATTTCACCCACCTCAACCCAGTCTCTGATGCGCTGGTTGTTGGCCTTGTCCTGGAGGAGTCTGTCCAGCTGTTTGCTGAGCTCCGCTCCAGTGAGGACCTTCTTCTCATCCACGTCCTTTGACTCCATCTCCTCTCCTGTGGTGAACTCCACTTTCTAAATTACATAAACAAAGATAATTGAAGATTCTCTTGTAAGTGAttaacttttaattattttgcttttaattctttaatttttcttaaatgtgaatgaccaaaacacaacacatgacATGAGGGGTATGTAGGTATTGGCATTAGGTCTGCATTGGTGTCAATTTGCTGCAATTAAATATCTTTATTTCTAAATGATAAACAATCAAGACATAtattatgtttctgttttctaTGAGATTGTATGAAGGTCTTTCATTTCGTGTGCCTTCTCTGAATGAGAGCTTACAATCTCTCTTTGTTATTTCCCCGTGCCTCCACCAAACTACATTGAAAAAACTGTGTTTCACTGTCTTGTACTACTGTAGCCTACAGACCTGATCGGTGACAAACTTGTTGACGTCTTCATCCTCGGGCAAGAAATCACTCCAATTGAGCCCACCCTCAGTCCACATGGCCCCAACCTTCTTAGGGGTCTGAtggggagaagaaaaaaaaaaaaaaaattaaatccaGTGAGTCTAAACTGTCAAACGGCACAAAGTATTAAGATGTTAATGTACAACAAGGTGTAATGAAACAATATTAAAGGTTGCACTCAATATagacagaaggacagaaggAATGGGGTTTTGGGGATTTATGTAGGACGTACCATTTCTTTGCAGAGCAACTTGAGGATCTGTACCAGAAGCACGCCAGCCTGCCCCAGAGGCACAAGAGGCTTTGAGATCTCCCTGAAGAtgcaacacacatacactgagtTATTCATTCCATTTGCTTTTAACTAAATTATTATTCAGTCGTTTTATTTATTACCATAATTAGTAAAATCAGTTATAAttagggtttaaaaaaaaaaaaaagtacgtTGATTGTTGTGAAAAGGAAATGTGAAGAAAGGGAATGATAGACAAGAGTAACTACAGACACCTCAAATATTTGTGAGAAGCTGACAATGGTGTCCCTGTTATCCCACTGACTCAGATTTGATGTTTTTGAACTGCATGTGTACAATATGTATTATTGTGACGCATGTTTAGGGCCAGAGCACTGCCTACACCCTACAAATGTTGCTGGGTCAAAGGTAGCAGTTGCTGACAGATCTCAATCCACAGGAACTAGGCTTGCttaagaattatttgatttaattaTGTTTGCTGACTTCCAGCACTGTAGCTCACCTGAAGAGCTGTCCCATAGGGATGCCTCCCTCATGGAGCATGGGGGTAATGAGTTCAGCCAGGTAGAGCCAGATGTGAGGTATATCTATGGCCGTGTCTTCCGCAGCCTCCAGGGTCTCTTCTAGCCTACAGTCCCAAAAAGCACAAAGCACTCAATCtcattttaacacacacacgcacattcgTTAGTTTATTTTGCATAAATCAGTCCATCAAGAGTAAACAAGGATGCACTTTACAGACATCGGAAACACAGTGTGGTGTTTTTCCTGTTAAAGCTCACCCTTTGTAGTACTGCGCTGTGGGCAATAAATCTGCCTTTACAAGTTGGTGCAGCAACAGGCCCATGTGTGCTCTAGCAATGGTGCTGCGCTCAAGCGTCGACTCCACGCCGTTCCGCACAAACACATAGAGCAGTGAGGCGCTGTTGAGTTCCGTCACACACTGCAACGCCTCCTACggcagcagaagaagaagacacaCAAGATGTTGGCCATCAAAGTGGTTTCATATTCCAAGCATTTGCTGGTAAAGCCAGACAATATGCGTACATTTAAGGAAATGCACTTTGTTGCATGCAAGTTTACATGGCGTCACGTTTGTACCTTCAAGTCATTAATGTGGAGGTATTCTTCTATAATGGCGTTCGACTTCTTCTCCAACTCCTCTTCACTCAAGGCAGGTtttgggagaggaggaggaggagtgggggCACTCTCACGCTTAACTGCAGAGAAAAATGAGTTAAATAGCTCACAGCTTTTCCTTCAGGACATTTTTCTACCATTATATCCATTTCAAATCATCACTTTTGCTCAGTGGGTTTTTTACCTGGGAGATCTTTGCTTGGGGCCCTGTCCTggcttcctctgtctctgcttCCTCTATCCCGACTTCCTCTATCCCGACTTCCTCGGTCCCTGCTTCCTCTGTCCCTATTGTCGGTCATGCTGGCCACGCGGCGCACCGGCTCAGTCGAGGCCCGGAGGTCTCCGGCCCTCCCGCCGCGCTCCTGAGACTCTCTGCTGAAACTTCTCTTGGTAATTTGGTTCCGGGTGCTCCTGTCGTCACGACCCTCCCGTCCCTCGCTGCGATCGAATCGGTCAAACCGATCCCTGTCGCGATCACCCCTGTCTCTGTCGCCACCACGCTCGCGGCTTGAGCTTGACCTAAAGGTTGTAAGTGAAACAAAAAGGTCCACATTTATCATAATGTGCCATCAAATCTGATCTGATATTAAACTGGTTGCTATACAGGCCATTTATTCAGTGAAGGAGATAAAGAAAACAATAGGAGCAAAGTACGAGGACAAGACATTTCACTTGGTGAGAAAATATCTGCAGCTGCTAAATACCTCGGAGGAGCTCTGCGATCAGAGTCAGTTGAAGACAACAACGAACCAGACTGTTGCAGGGCTGAGAAGCGGTTGAGGGTGCTGGTAGCTGGACGACCAGAATCTTAAAGTGGAAAAGGATAGATTAACACTCCAACCACTAAAACATCTTAAAACCACACTGTCTTTTTGAAGAATATGTTATACCTGGCTCTCCGCTTGCTGGTTTTGCTCCAGTTCCTCCACTGCTGCCTTTGCCCCAACTACCCCACATGCCTTTTCCCCCTGGAGCCAACAGTTGATTGTTGAAGTCCAGAGAACCAGGCTGACGGTGAACACAAAAGTAACAATTACAAACAAgttaaataaacatttacacCAGTCCCAAATCATCAggtcaaatatttattttgtttcattcTAAAGGCTCGTGATTTAGCAGAATAAGTGCAAGACTGGGGCGATTTCTTGCGGTGCACCCAAAACACACTTCAAGACTCAGGACtttaaacactttatttgactATACTGTCAAGTTAAACTGAATGAAAACCTGAAGCTACAAATTGTATACAGTCAATTTAGTGACAACTTCTGTGTTAGACTTGGACATTACCTTTGTGATCTTGCTAAGGCGAGTGGTGTCGATGGGTCTGTTCTTGGAAATGGGCACAGTGTTCCATCCCTCATCCTGAGGCTGGCTAGTCCGGCCACCTCCTGGTGTGTGAGAGCCACGGCCCCCCATGTTCCCTCCCATCCTGCcgcctcctctttctcctcctcctccctccttcttgGACAGGAGCTGCTGCTGAACTTTGATCTGTTCCCTGTGCTCCTCCATCTCTGCCTCCTTGTGGATCTGGTCGATTGTTTTAGGACCCTGGTCTCCTCTACGAGGCACCCACCCACTCTGTAGACCAAGGATGAAAGATAGTTATAAAAACGGTCTGTAACTGTTCCAACACCTGTCattaatgtcttcattcatGGTTCCCACGCGACTCCTAATCCCTGTGGAATACGTCACACACCGTTTAAAACGAGTCTGCTCATTCAGGAATACTTCTTAGCATTACTCACCACCATAaatgcttatttattattattttcggCTCCGGTTATGGATGAAGAAATATTTACCTTTCTGAGGTCCAAGACGTCTTGTAGCATGAAGCGGATTCTGGATGAGGTCTTTCTCTCTTTGATGATCTTGTCCATCTGGTTGAAATACTGATCCATACGAGGCTAACAgggacacagaaaaaaaatttttttatgaGTCATGGCTACAAAACAACAACCTCATTATGAATAAAGAATTGAGACTGATTTATACGTAGAGAACTGTCTCCTCAGTTCCTCAATCCCATCACTAACAATCAGTGGCCCAGACACGtggcacaaaaataaaagtcaTCACCGGAGACGGTTGAATGTGTAAATACTTAGGTTTTCTAGGGGTGTCCCCGACTAAGAATTTACATAGCCAAATGGCAATGGTTAAACCTTGCCTATAGTCGACTGATATtccaatcatgtttttttttttttttttaattaaaaaaaatatatttagtgCTCTGCTCGAATTCCAAAATaggctatacagtatatcatgatTTATTGGGAGAAAGCAAGCAATTCTATGTAAAATCTGACATTCAACACCCCCATATTGACCGAATGGAACGatactttgttttttgtatgACCACATTTTCCACCGCTGCGACAATTCAACGGTCCTTTGATCAAATCATCAAATAGTCGACAATTCGGGGTCACCCCTATTGTGTCCATGCTTTATTTACCTTGGCCTTCTCAAAGTCCAGGTCTTTGCCAATTGTGGAGAACAGCCTGCAGAGACACTCCAGAGACTCTTCATCATGATTCTTCAGTAGTTTCACTACGCAGTCGTGCATGATGGCCTCTGTCAGCATCTTCAGCTTGAAGAGCTCGCCAATGAACTTTATGTTACCCATTGAACGGCGGCGAGCCTTGTCTTTGAAATCCTGCAGCTCCACCTTCAAGCGCTCACACTCCTCTCCCTGAGGGCAGATACAAGTAGGAGTTTGTGCTTAGTGCTGGGGTAATATGATCAGTTTAGTCTAAGTAAACAACAAAACCTGTGGTGGTTGCGACAGTGCGGGTAAAGGATCACATTTCTTACTTCTTTGGCAGCCTCTAtttctttttgctttttctcaaAGATTTCATCATCATCCTGGTCCTTCTCAAACTCTTTCTGGCAGCGGTTGAGCAGCAGTTTGCGGAAGTTCACAAAGAGTCCTGGCTTGTCAGGGATGGGGACTTTCAACTGAAGGAGGAAAACAGAGtacaattaaacatttttaatgaatATACATCATCTCAGATATAATTATATGGCCTAAAGCATGATTATAAAAGTTAAAATGAACAGTGATTAAAGTGTCCTTTATTATGAACATTCAGTGGCCCAGACACGTGGCACAAAACAGAAGTCATCATTGAAGCAAATTATAAGACCCTGATAAAAATCACACGACCTACCCCCAAAAGGCAGCGGCACATGTTGGCATAGGCCACAGAGAAGTTGGGCTCTGAGATGGCTTTCTCAAAGATGAGATCAATCGTTCCCTTCAGCCTCTCCTCTGTGTCTATCGTCAGCTCTGTCACTTGTTTCATCAGCTCCTGAAACTTCTGAGGGGTCAACTTGTTGAGGATACTGCGCAGACGCTTGAACAGCTCTTGAGTCTTGGCCTGTTCAGGATCGTCATCTTCGACTTCCTCCGCGGCGCGGGTTCGAGTGGACTTCTTTACCGTGGGCTTCCAGGCCTTCTCAGCCTTGTTGAGCTGCACGTCGTCGCCGAGGGACATGctgctgattattttcctgGGCTCTTTCCTCTGGCCCTGCTGGGAGCGACGTGGCCCAGGTGGCTAAAAGGAGGGGAAGGGATGCATTTTAGAAAAGAAACCAtgatcaaaaaaataaatacatcgaATTATGGTTAAAATCAccaaagaaagagaagagacaAAGTCACTGTTGCGTGCTGTGGTGTTTGTGTCTGCTCTCTCTTGGGTCTCTCTAGGTACCTGCCAGCCTTGCAGCTGCAGTAAGTGATTGAGTGTAGCTTATTTCAATAAGTAATCAGGGCTGGGAGTATAAAGGAGCTGGAGAGAGCTACGGACAGTTCCAGTGGGCCATTACGCCAACGTCCATGTGTGTACTTTATACGTTAataaattccttgtttgtccaTATACTTTAGTTTCCCGGG
This Sander lucioperca isolate FBNREF2018 chromosome 9, SLUC_FBN_1.2, whole genome shotgun sequence DNA region includes the following protein-coding sequences:
- the eif4g1a gene encoding eukaryotic translation initiation factor 4 gamma 1a isoform X4, which translates into the protein MNKPPQPITGPTSVPNPAPSPGLTQAAYGPGQPPSLVFATPPPPQMNSAPQPRQSYYQNRPAMATSAPRVQTSSGPRPVGPTQVYPHGSQMMMISQQQLSFAGSPQGYFIPPGQYRAPYMPPTQQYPVTSGTAGFYPGTSPAEYPAYEPSLAARERRGGGGRGGGRENGRLSLHGAPLTSQRYPAGAYYPAQPQYSQSVQPAPVMINPAQQQQQAPPPQQPPAQSQGPPKRERKPVVCHNKRAARLLSEIRIRDPNQGGRDITEEIMSGGRSTTTPTPPQASAADGSPAQTNGEVTQPATTVTRRDENTEPSASAETPPPLAIANTEPVVEAKQEMDNQMTPPAELAVQSVAPTAAAEVTSPLIKDLQSPPSLPAATAASTTTVPPEAENKVDTKVGDTVDAPVGPSASLAAQEAPVKMEEPQAAPSPAEKVPEKEEKKAEELQKLENKEQVASAKFEPAVEVPATVTPVEEAKEETATKTETKVATPPPSAQEPSAPQTQNATQSPAPKPEPTPAEAAEPLLSNGLPQDTEELSEDVAFSDTTRLDKPDASQSQESTPVAKTAMPAQEEEEEEKEKGEERKEKSEDAPPAPVSCPTEEPTMQAATSVPKKRKNMKEFNKKEAIGDLLDAFTEEQEAKPAPEPSSTQADPVPVAPPEPPAEVVDETWEEREDKQNAEPKVTSEPTEQKYQYKEEKWKPIDPEDKKRYDREFLLGFQFISASMHKPDGLPIISDVVLDKANKTPMRPADPARMINVGPDFTPSYLGNLGSRSVGGPRGPPPGPRRSQQGQRKEPRKIISSMSLGDDVQLNKAEKAWKPTVKKSTRTRAAEEVEDDDPEQAKTQELFKRLRSILNKLTPQKFQELMKQVTELTIDTEERLKGTIDLIFEKAISEPNFSVAYANMCRCLLGLKVPIPDKPGLFVNFRKLLLNRCQKEFEKDQDDDEIFEKKQKEIEAAKEGEECERLKVELQDFKDKARRRSMGNIKFIGELFKLKMLTEAIMHDCVVKLLKNHDEESLECLCRLFSTIGKDLDFEKAKPRMDQYFNQMDKIIKERKTSSRIRFMLQDVLDLRKSGWVPRRGDQGPKTIDQIHKEAEMEEHREQIKVQQQLLSKKEGGGGERGGGRMGGNMGGRGSHTPGGGRTSQPQDEGWNTVPISKNRPIDTTRLSKITKPGSLDFNNQLLAPGGKGMWGSWGKGSSGGTGAKPASGEPDSGRPATSTLNRFSALQQSGSLLSSTDSDRRAPPRSSSSRERGGDRDRGDRDRDRFDRFDRSEGREGRDDRSTRNQITKRSFSRESQERGGRAGDLRASTEPVRRVASMTDNRDRGSRDRGSRDRGSRDRGSRDRGSQDRAPSKDLPVKRESAPTPPPPLPKPALSEEELEKKSNAIIEEYLHINDLKEALQCVTELNSASLLYVFVRNGVESTLERSTIARAHMGLLLHQLVKADLLPTAQYYKGLEETLEAAEDTAIDIPHIWLYLAELITPMLHEGGIPMGQLFREISKPLVPLGQAGVLLVQILKLLCKEMTPKKVGAMWTEGGLNWSDFLPEDEDVNKFVTDQKVEFTTGEEMESKDVDEKKVLTGAELSKQLDRLLQDKANNQRIRDWVEANLDEQQTASNQFVRALMTSVCQSAIICDNPYRVDALQIGQRASLLQRYLSDEQKELQALYALQALMVHMEQPANLLRMFFDALYDEDVIKEDAFYKWETSKDPAEQTGKGVALKSVTAFFTWLREAEEESDKE